One region of Zingiber officinale cultivar Zhangliang chromosome 7B, Zo_v1.1, whole genome shotgun sequence genomic DNA includes:
- the LOC122004968 gene encoding uncharacterized protein LOC122004968: MESNGDKRDEKEIVEEQGSVISPTVKDQNTLYIQPSQHENVFQDTKKSSFLDIIRNIPHGNKFRKLGPSPSAKFRQFAYERDEFSRSVISEQSPTQQSRVFLVRRIDWASLWSMCKEWFRDPMNIALFIWISIVAISGAILFMVMTGMLNSALPNKSQRDAWFEVNNQILNALFTLMCLYQHPKRFYHLVLLCRWGPNDILVLRKIYCKNGMYKPNEWMHMMVVVSLLHLNCFAQYALCGLNLGYPRSKRPAIGVALCISVSIAAPAFASVYNILSPLGRDYTSETDPEAPAKIVSTAEGLTPRVKSLEKKFSFVVKEDQNLAQSKPEWVGGLFDLWDDISLAYLSIFCSCCIFGWNMERLGFGNMYVHIMTFLLFCLAPFFIFNLAAVNINNEAVREALGVSGILLCFFGLLYGGFWRIQMRKKYNLPSSTFCCGHASSTDCFQWLFCCSCSLAQEVRTADYYEIVEDKLRDKHNDDGQLEDGTPLFRSTPGSPFQGRSSPSIFRMEYRTTPVSYSAGQTPEMHSPVAAQGFPSVTRKEGNMSPGISTAE; this comes from the coding sequence ATGGAATCCAATGGTGATAAAAGAGATGAAAAGGAAATTGTGGAAGAACAAGGCTCTGTCATCTCACCAACTGTCAAGGATCAAAACACTCTTTACATTCAGCCATCTCAGCATGAAAATGTATTTCAGGATACTAAGAAAAGTTCATTCCTGGATATCATTAGAAATATTCCTCATGGCAACAAGTTTAGGAAACTTGGTCCTTCCCCTTCAGCCAAGTTTCGTCAATTTGCATATGAACGAGATGAGTTCTCTCGTTCAGTAATCTCTGAGCAGAGTCCTACACAACAGTCCCGTGTGTTCTTGGTCAGAAGAATTGATTGGGCGTCCTTATGGTCAATGTGCAAAGAATGGTTTAGAGATCCCATGAATATCGCACTTTTCATCTGGATTTCTATTGTCGCAATATCTGGTGCTATCCTATTCATGGTTATGACAGGAATGCTAAATTCCGCTTTACCAAATAAGTCTCAAAGAGACGCCTGGTTCGAAGTTAACAATCAGATCTTGAATGCATTATTCACTCTAATGTGCCTCTATCAGCACCCGAAGAGATTCTACCATCTTGTGCTTCTGTGTCGATGGGGACCAAATGACATTCTGGTGCTCAGAAAAATTTACTGCAAAAACGGCATGTACAAACCTAATGAATGGATGCATATGATGGTTGTGGTTTCTCTTCTCCATCTGAATTGTTTCGCACAGTATGCTCTGTGTGGTCTCAACTTGGGTTATCCCAGATCCAAGCGACCTGCAATTGGAGTTGCATTGTGCATCTCGGTATCCATTGCTGCTCCAGCTTTTGCTAGCGTGTACAATATTCTCAGTCCCCTCGGGAGGGATTATACAAGTGAAACTGATCCAGAAGCACCAGCCAAGATTGTTTCAACCGCTGAGGGGTTGACTCCACGGGTAAAATCCCTTGAAAAAAAGTTCTCTTTTGTTGTAAAAGAAGACCAAAATTTGGCACAGAGTAAACCAGAATGGGTAGGTGGTCTATTTGATCTCTGGGACGACATTTCCCTCGCATATCTTTCAATCTTCTGCAGCTGTTGCATATTTGGGTGGAATATGGAGAGGCTTGGATTCGGCAACATGTATGTTCATATTATGACTTTTCTTCTCTTTTGCCTGGCTCCGTTCTTCATCTTCAACCTGGCAGCTGTCAATATCAACAACGAGGCGGTCAGAGAGGCACTGGGCGTTTCAGGCATTCTGCTGTGCTTTTTCGGTCTGCTCTACGGTGGCTTTTGGAGGATTCAGATGAGGAAGAAATACAATCTTCCTTCAAGCACATTTTGCTGCGGGCACGCCTCATCGACCGACTGCTTTCAGTGGCTTTTCTGTTGCTCGTGCTCTCTCGCGCAGGAGGTGAGGACAGCAGATTACTATGAGATCGTGGAGGACAAGCTACGTGACAAACATAACGACGATGGCCAGCTCGAAGATGGCACACCTCTGTTTAGATCCACTCCGGGTTCTCCTTTCCAAGGACGGTCCAGTCCGTCGATCTTTCGGATGGAATATAGGACGACTCCTGTAAGTTATTCTGCGGGGCAGACTCCAGAGATGCATTCGCCTGTTGCTGCACAAGGATTTCCATCAGTTACACGAAAAGAAGGCAATATGTCACCGGGTATTTCTACTGCAGAGTAA